AGCAGCTCCGCTCGAAAGAGCTAGGCCTATTTTATTTTTATTCACCAAAAGCTTCTTTAAATGAAAAAGAATTATTTAATCTTATGCCTTTTTCTGTATGTTTTAAAGTACAACATTCATGAATAGCATCATGTTCAAAAAATAAAATATAATTGTTATCTGCAGCATGTTTTAGAAATTCGCTTTTTTCCTGTAAAGTTATAAGGGGCCGTGTATCGTAAGCCATAACATATGGAAGAGGAATATGCCCTGTGGAAGGCAGCAGATCGGCCATGTAAACTATCGTCTTTTCTTTGTATTGTATGTGGGGTATCATCATGGCATCTGTATGTCCATTTGCATACATTACAGAAAAACCAGGAAATAATTCACCCTGTTTTTCCACAAATTTTAGTTGCCCACTCTCCTGAATTGGTAAAATGTTTTCTTTTAAAAAACTAGCTTTCTCCCGAGGATTTGGTTCAGTTGCCCATTTCCAATGATCTTTATTGCTCCAATATGTTGCATTCTTAAAAGC
This is a stretch of genomic DNA from Bacteroidota bacterium. It encodes these proteins:
- a CDS encoding MBL fold metallo-hydrolase; the protein is MKIYSIETGLFKLDGGAMFGVVPKTIWQNINPPDSNNLCNWALRSMLIEDGNRLILIDNGIGTKQDAKFFSHYYLSGNDTLEKSLACHGFHPDDITDMFLTHLHFDHCGGSIKYNKDKTGYETAFKNATYWSNKDHWKWATEPNPREKASFLKENILPIQESGQLKFVEKQGELFPGFSVMYANGHTDAMMIPHIQYKEKTIVYMADLLPSTGHIPLPYVMAYDTRPLITLQEKSEFLKHAADNNYILFFEHDAIHECCTLKHTEKGIRLNNSFSFKEAFGE